A single region of the Chlamydia sp. genome encodes:
- the incB gene encoding inclusion membrane protein IncB — protein sequence MVYLVQNSTPEDVNRISIQPHHIPASKKVAIAMLTVFALVAIAAIVLSIVTVCGGFPFLLAALNTVTIGASVSLPVFTCIATTLLLLCLRNIELLTRPSGFTLSTHLNPHE from the coding sequence ATGGTTTACTTGGTACAAAATTCAACGCCAGAAGACGTTAACCGAATCTCTATCCAACCTCATCACATTCCGGCAAGTAAGAAAGTTGCTATTGCGATGCTGACAGTTTTTGCTCTCGTGGCTATCGCAGCAATTGTTCTTTCCATCGTCACCGTTTGCGGAGGATTTCCTTTTCTTCTTGCAGCGCTTAATACAGTGACTATCGGAGCTAGCGTATCCTTACCAGTATTCACTTGCATAGCAACCACATTGTTGCTTCTTTGCCTACGCAATATCGAGCTCCTTACAAGACCTTCTGGATTTACTCTATCCACACATCTCAATCCTCACGAGTAA